The nucleotide window TCGCCGGTGCGTCGTCGGGCATCGGTGCGGCCACCGCCGAACACCTCGCCGCGGCAGGCCATCCGGTGGCCCTGGCCGCCCGCCGCGTCGAGAAGCTGCAGGAGCTGGCCGACAAGATCATCGCCGCGGGCGGCGAGGCGGTCGCCGTGCCTCTCGACGTGACCGACGAACAATCCGTGATCGACTGCGTCGCCAAGGCGGAGGCGGCACTCGGCGAACTCGAGATCGTGGTCGCCGGTGCCGGCGACCTCGCGGTCGGCCTCTCCTACCAGACCGGTCCGGAGCATTTCGCCGACCAGGTCAACATCCATCTCACCGGCGCCTACCGCATCTACCGGGCGGTCATTGGCGGCATGATCGACCGTGCGCGTGGCGATTTCGTGTTCATCGGCTCCGACGTCGCACTGCATCCCCGGCCCTGGTCGTCGGCATATGTCGCCGCGAAGTCGGGCATCGACGGCTTGGTGGCGACGATCCAGCTCGAACTCGAGGGCACCGGCGTGCGTGCGGGTGTGGTCCGCCCGGGACAGACCCTGACCGGCATGGGCATGAACCTCGACCCGAAGACCACCGAGGACATGCTCAACGACTGGATCAAGCACGGTTTGGCGCGGCACGGCAATTTCCTCGAACCCGGACACATCGCGCTGGCGGTCGCCGCCATGGTGACGATGCCGCGGGGCTCGCACATGCGCGCGGTCGAGGTGGAGGCCGAAGGCGCCGTCTCCCGTGACCGCGACAGGTCCGGCAAGACACAGACAGACCCACAGGCAACGAAGGACAAGGGGACCGATCAATGACCGCGATCACCGAATCAGGCCTGAAGAAGCCGAATCGCGTTTCCGGCGGCGAAGGCGAACACGGCCACCTCGACGAACTCGCCACCGACCCGCTGTCACTGTTCTGGCGCGTCCGCGAGGAGTGCGGCGACGTCGGCATGTTCCAGCTCGCCGACCGCGAGGTGGTGCTGGTGTCCGGGGCCGTGGCCAGCGAGGAGTTCTTCCGCGCTCCCGAGGAAGACCTCGACCAGGCGGCCGCCTACCCGTTCATGACACCGGTGTTCGGCGAGGGCGTCGTCTTCGACGCCAGCCCCGAGGAACGGTCCAAGGCGATTCACAACTCGGCCCTCAAGGGCGCCCACATGAAGCAGCATGCGGTGACGATCCCCAACGAGGTGGAACGCATCATCGCCCGGTGGGGCGACGAGGGTGAGATCGACCTGCTCGACTTCTTCTCCGAACTCACGCTGTACACCTCGTCGTCGTGCCTCATCGGACGCAAGTTCCGCGAGCGTCTGAACGCCCACATCGCCCACCTCTTCCACGACCTGGAGAAGGGCACCGACCCGATCGCGTACGTCGACTACAAAGCCGACATCGAGAGTTTCCGCAAGCGCGACGAGGCGCGTGCCGAGCTGGTCGAGTTCATCCAGGGCGTGATGGACGAGCGCATGGCGAATCCGACTCAGGACAAAGAGGATCGCGACCTGATGGACGTGCTCGTCCAGGTCGGCTTCGACGCCAACACGGTCACCGGCATGTTCATCTCGATGATGTTCGCCGGCCACCACACGACGTCGGGGACCGCCGCGTGGACGCTGATCGAGTTGCTGCGCAACCCGGACTACATGGCGCGCGTCTACGACGAACTCGACGAGATCTACGGCGACACCCCGGACGGTGAGCGCCCCGAGTACACCTTCGCCCACACCCGGCAGATGCCGCAGCTCGAGAACGCCCTCAAGGAAGCACTCCGCCTCCACCCGCCGCTGATCATCCTGATGCGCGTGGTGCAGAAGGACTTCCACGTCGAGGACTACGAGATCTCCGCCGGCCAGTCGATCGCGGTGTCGCCGGCGATCTCGAACCGCCTGCCCGAGGATTTCCCGGATGCGGACACCTTCGACCCCGACCGGTACGACAAGCCGCGCCAGGAGGATCTTGTCAACCGCTGGACCTGGATTCCGTTCGGCGCGGGCCGGCATCGTTGCGTCGGTGCGCAGTTCGCGATCATGCAGCTCAAGGCGATCTTCTCGGTGCTGTTCCAGAACTACGAGTTCGAGATGTTGCAGCCCCCCGAGAGCTACCAGAACGACCACTCGAAGATGGTCGTTCAGCTGCAACAACCGTGCCGCGTTGCCTACCGTAAGCGTCAGGACCGCTGATGCGTGTCGAGGTCGATCTGGATCTGTGCCAGGGGCACGGAATGTGCGAGCTGGAGGCCCCGGAGGTCTTCGCTGCGAAGACCGACCATGTCGAGATCCTCGACGAGAATCCCGACGAATCCCGGCGCGCCGAGGTCGAGGCGGCCGTGCAGTACTGCCCGACGCAAGCGTTGCGTCTCATCGAAGATGACGAGTGAAGGTGGAACACATGTCTTTTGATCGTGCCGAACTGGAAGAGATGAAGGAGCGGTGGCTCGCCGCCAACATCGAGGCAGAGAAGGCGGGGGACTGGAAGCCCCTCGCCGAGTTCTACACCGAGGACGCCACCTACGGCTGGAACTACGGCCCCAAGAAGGACTTCATGGCCGTCGGTCGCGACGAGATCCGCGATCTCGCGCTCGGCCAGGAGATGGAGGGCCTCGAGGGCTGGGAGTACCCGTATCAGTCGTGGGTGATCGACGAGACGACCGGCGACATGATCGGCCTCTGGAAGCAGGTCAACGAGGGTACCCGCGACGACGGCAGTCACTATGCGCTCGAGGGCATTCAGGGCAGCTGGTTCAAGTACGGCGGCAACTTCCAGTTCTCCTGGCAGCGGGACTTCTTCGACTACGGCAACGTCTCCGCCCTGTTCATCGAGATGATGAAGAACAACGCGATGAGCGACGGGATGCTCAAGCGGGTCGAGAAGGCGGCGCCGGGAAATCTGCCGGGGTGGTACGACTTCGGTAAGGCCCCCGTGGCGATCTGGTGATCTGACATGACTCCCACAGCCCCGGCCTATCAAGGTCTGAGTCAACAACAGCTCGCCGTCCTGGTACCCGAACTCCTGCTGTCCGGCCAGATGATCGACCGGAGCGGGATGGCCCATCTCATCGGCGCCTTCGGGCGAGAGGTGATGGGCAAGATCGCCATCGAGGAATGGATGGCCGCGAGTCCGGTCTACACACACCGGATCCGGACCGCGCTCGGAGTCGACGGTGACGGCGTCGAGGACATGTTCAAATGCCTTCAACTCGACATCGGCGCACCGCCACAGTTCATGGACTTCCGGTTCCGGGTCGACGACAGGTATCACGGGTCGTTCGTCCTCGATCATTGCGGCGCACTTCTCGACGTCGAACCACTCGGTGACGACTACGTCACCACGATGTGCCACGACATCGAGGACCCGACCTTCGACGCCACGGCCATCGCGACCAACCGCCGGGCGCGTATCCGGCCGGTGCATCGTCCGCCTCGACGCCCCGTCGACCGGACCCCGCACTGCGAGTGGACGGTCACCATCGAAGCCGATCGGGACGAGCTACCCCTGCCGCCCGACGCCGAGGAGATGTTCGGCACCCGGGCGGGACAGATTGCTCTGTCCGCGATCGATGCCTCGGCAACCGATGGCTGGGTCGACTATCGCGGTCCCCTCGTCGAGGATCTGCAGTTCGCCGAGTGGTCCCTTTCGACGCTGGTACGGATCGCCGAAGAGGTTGCGCTGCAACATCAGCTGCTGTCCCTCGGCTTCCTGATCAGTCTGCGCAGGTATGCGGAAACCGACGAGCAGGTGGT belongs to Gordonia westfalica and includes:
- a CDS encoding SDR family oxidoreductase codes for the protein MAFRPHPERRPVLVAGASSGIGAATAEHLAAAGHPVALAARRVEKLQELADKIIAAGGEAVAVPLDVTDEQSVIDCVAKAEAALGELEIVVAGAGDLAVGLSYQTGPEHFADQVNIHLTGAYRIYRAVIGGMIDRARGDFVFIGSDVALHPRPWSSAYVAAKSGIDGLVATIQLELEGTGVRAGVVRPGQTLTGMGMNLDPKTTEDMLNDWIKHGLARHGNFLEPGHIALAVAAMVTMPRGSHMRAVEVEAEGAVSRDRDRSGKTQTDPQATKDKGTDQ
- a CDS encoding cytochrome P450 → MTAITESGLKKPNRVSGGEGEHGHLDELATDPLSLFWRVREECGDVGMFQLADREVVLVSGAVASEEFFRAPEEDLDQAAAYPFMTPVFGEGVVFDASPEERSKAIHNSALKGAHMKQHAVTIPNEVERIIARWGDEGEIDLLDFFSELTLYTSSSCLIGRKFRERLNAHIAHLFHDLEKGTDPIAYVDYKADIESFRKRDEARAELVEFIQGVMDERMANPTQDKEDRDLMDVLVQVGFDANTVTGMFISMMFAGHHTTSGTAAWTLIELLRNPDYMARVYDELDEIYGDTPDGERPEYTFAHTRQMPQLENALKEALRLHPPLIILMRVVQKDFHVEDYEISAGQSIAVSPAISNRLPEDFPDADTFDPDRYDKPRQEDLVNRWTWIPFGAGRHRCVGAQFAIMQLKAIFSVLFQNYEFEMLQPPESYQNDHSKMVVQLQQPCRVAYRKRQDR
- a CDS encoding ferredoxin, with the translated sequence MRVEVDLDLCQGHGMCELEAPEVFAAKTDHVEILDENPDESRRAEVEAAVQYCPTQALRLIEDDE
- a CDS encoding nuclear transport factor 2 family protein is translated as MSFDRAELEEMKERWLAANIEAEKAGDWKPLAEFYTEDATYGWNYGPKKDFMAVGRDEIRDLALGQEMEGLEGWEYPYQSWVIDETTGDMIGLWKQVNEGTRDDGSHYALEGIQGSWFKYGGNFQFSWQRDFFDYGNVSALFIEMMKNNAMSDGMLKRVEKAAPGNLPGWYDFGKAPVAIW